DNA sequence from the Cucurbita pepo subsp. pepo cultivar mu-cu-16 chromosome LG06, ASM280686v2, whole genome shotgun sequence genome:
ACGCGTCATTTTAAATCAGGACCGTCGAAATCAAATCCCCTTGGAGAGGTTTAGGTCTTGGGCTTCTGGAATCCTTGAGAATCACCGACAATCCCgaattttcgaaaaaaaagaaatggaaaaataaattactgtAATCCATTTTACACGGTcacttctctctttctctcagCATTAAATCTTGGCTGATTGTGTATagattctctctctttggCTACcactctttttgtttttctggtttcccattaattatttttattttattccttcAATGTTAtctaataaaacaaaatttctatGTCTAATAAATACGTAatgtattgattttttaataaatatttatacgcgtattaaaaataaacgaaaaaaaatattgaattaaaagtttaagaaattaacaaaaaagaaaaaaagaaactgtaaattaaaaatttatagccttagttaaaatatatattttttaaaaaattaactcttGAATAACCTCTTATAAATTTTGCTAgggtaattttatttttttttatttttaattaaaaacaaactaaaaaaatataaattaaaaagataatatacatatctttatataattttttattgtaattcttattttgaaatataaactttcgtttcataaagaaaaacaactgTACTATTTGtccttcacaaaaataaaataaaataaaccaataattttatcaatttcatTAAGTATTATGTaggtttaatttgaatattcaatttatttttcattaaatagaaattcttCAATATTGAAAATTGCTCTAAACCCTTTCTAAAGATTAGGTAAGTAAATGTGGAAggtaaatattatatattctatttgaatttgatttatttatttttttctaaaaaattatattatttttataattttaaaaatggtattaaatCATgtattgcaaaaaaaaaaaaaaaaaaaaaaaaggtattaaaggaatttttatttttttgaagaaggGTAAGACGTGAAAATGCACTATTCAAGGGTAGAAGCGTACTTTCATGTACAAACTATTTACGATAGTGACACTCCAAACTCCACAGAGTCGTTTTCATTCATTAAGGCGCGCGCGTTGCGAATCCTCTAGAAACCGCGCCCTCGCCGTTGCTATAAATACTGCTTCAATTCGAATTGTACCACATACCTTCCgattcttatttttctcatcTCAGTCTCGATTCTAGCGAGCTTCTCGACTATGTTGGGTCTCTTTTGTTGCTGTTTTTGGGATTCGGGTGGCCGCCGCAAGCTTGTGTATTTGTTGATTGAAGGAAGTTCGTTTTtctattaagaaaattttaagtaCTTCATATTGCTTGTTTTCTAATCATCTTTTTGTGGTACGGTTGGACCGTAGTTTGATTATGTTGTGTTTTGTTATGCAATGTGATTTGCATTTGCCTTTagattgtattttttttttNTCCGAAAATGAATGTGATTTGGGATCTTATATCTCCTGGCTTAGTTCAACTTGTTGTGAGTCGTTGGATTGTGTTCTCGTTTTACCTGCAACTACAATCATGGAGGTATATggttccaaattttttatgatttttctttttcattcccttttgattaaaaaagtTGGAATTCTTGTtgcatgttttctttttggtgcGTACGATATTGTTTGGTTATTTGCGGTTATTGGGCTGAGAAATGTTCGTTCTATAGTCTTATCTTAGATTTCTTTTGCAGTACTAGATATTGCTTTAGTTGTTTGATTAAGTggtgttttgatttgattatgtACCGTGATCTGGTGAAGTTTTTGAATCTCTCTAATACATTTTGGTTGTATTGAAATGCTTGTATATCGGTTGAAGTTCTCCTTGCCTTTTGCAGTATTGAAGGCTTTGACTGCCTTCTACAGTATTGAAGGCTTTGACCTCTGTTTTCAAAGGTGTAGAAGGGAGTAATGCAGATTAATGAATGTTATATTCTTAATCATATGAAGattaatgaatattatatttgaatcaAACCTGTTTTCAAGTAGCTAGTCGACCCTAGAATGATATGTTTGTAATTAAATCTTTATCTATTTTCAAAGAGTTCATATCAACAAGGGCCTTTTGGCTCTCGACAATGGATAAGTGCATTGGGAGatgagaagaaacaaagagaaggGTATCATGTTCCCTACCGTGATAGCAAGTAAACATGTTTGCTACAGGTagcatctttttattttttatttgattaaaaaaaaatattgtagtTCACCGGGAAGAAGAAGCTTCGGTGGCAAGCCGCAAAGCTTCTTAATCGACCAACCAGAACACAGTAAGTACACTATTATGCTAATTTACTGGAAATGAATCTGAATCTGTATGCGGCTTAAACTTGTCATGCTTTCGAACATCGAGTcgtttcaattaataaaatagtttGAGAGTGCATTGTGGTTTGTAATTATCAACCTAATGATAACCTTaacatttaattatgaaaatttaaagatgtCTCTCGTCTATTATTCTCACATCTTATCCCTCCCTAACTGGTTTTGGCcttgatttgaaaattttcctacATGATAATTGCAGAACTCGGTTTTGCAGAAGTATGCAGAAGTATGTCGGACTACAGTATGAAAAAGTATGAACAAGTATGCAGAAGTATGAACAGTATGCAGAAGTATGCAAAAGTATTTCTTAGGTTAACGGCGCAAAAATATGCAGAAGTATGTTGTAGAACTCAGCTTTGCAGAAGTATGCAGAAGTATGCCGGACTACAGTATGTCGAAGTATGCCAGACTACAGTATGCAGAAGTATGCCAGACTACAGTATGCAGAAGTATGCCAGACTACAATATGTCAAAGTATGCCAGACTACAGTATGCAGAAGTATGCCAGACTACTATGAAGAAGTATGAAAAAGTATGCAGAAGTTTGAAGAAGTATGAAGAAGTATGCAGAAGTATGAAGAAGTATGCCAGATTACAGTAGGCTTGTATGTAGAAGTATTTAGAgttagattataaaatttaagcaCAATTGGTGAAGGAAGTCCTGATGGATTTAGATTGGAAATAGGAGTTTTTGAGGTGTGTGACTAAAATTGTGTTGGGTCACTCATTTCGTAATGATATCATATTGACAAAGTAAAATTACAGGTATGTCATTGATACAATGCAATCTATTTGCTCttgggaagaagaaacaaCTTTGGTGGGATTTACATTTGGAGGCTACCTCTTGTTAAAGGTAGATTTAAAATTGGTATGAGCTTAGTCaccatttcttcatttctctattatttgtttgttatttgCTCCTCACcctttcttcatttatctGCCACTATTTCTCTAGTCAAATATACGTAAGCGGGTTCTTTTCTGGGTAAGAAACGATGTAAATAGATGATAAATAGTTGTGATGTAAGCTCTAGGGAATTTATCCATAGCTATCATAGTACTTTCTAACCAAACAATTTTATCATTTGTGCAGTttcctcaacaaaatggaagaaaaaagagatctTTCAAGCGAGTCATATTTATGTACAGCTACAATTATatacttgaagaagaagaagaagaaaaaaaacaaatctctTTTAGCTACTGTGTggaaatatcataattttgttCTTCCAATGGTTCAAGTGCTCGCTGGTTAGGATAGGATAATATACGTTACTTGCATAGCGTCTGGCTGCtaattctctcttcttctatgCGTCATGCCATTTGTTGTCATGCTCATTTTGGCAGTTTTAAGAGGCTAGTTTTTGAGGATAcgaaaaatgtttattaattattccaatcgtgaaagaaggaaagaaggttTAGGTTGGGAATCCTCAGGTTAGAACACTCACAAAAATGGCTTCTAGTGGGTGTCTTTGTCGGATTTACCAAATCTCATGTTCTTCTCCCCTTATTTTGTCCCTAAACCTGAAAGGCCATGAAGTCCTTGTTTGAATTATGCTCATTTACTTGATTTGCATTTCTTAGGGGGCTATTTAGACAGTAGTTCATTAAcaacttataaaaataaaaaataaaaaattaaagaggtTAAGACTCTAATATTGGAGAGCACAAACAAGAAATTAGTGTACACAGTCATTGCCTGATCAGTCCATCATCTGAATGTTACAAAGAAGTTAGAAGAAATGTTGGATATGGAAAGTGGAGAATTAACAATattagccaaaaaaaaaaaaaaaaaaaaaaaaaaaaaaaaaaaaaaaaaaNCCTGAATGGGTTGTAGTGGCGCACCAAATCCGAAACTCTCTTCTTCTATCACACCtcatcatcaaaattattatttaatatttcaaaacattaaatttattaaacttaaGGAAAAAAAGACGATTCTATTCGATAAATATGCATATCATGGTGGAAACTGGGAAGATAAGGAAGGTgaagaattttatatttaaataacccATTGGAGTGTGTAATAGACTTATCATTTTATCGTGTGCTGATGATCAACACATGAACGATGGGTTTAAACAAGggcaacattttaaaatatatcaaatagatatatatttgtatgaGTTTATAACAACACTCAACCTCCACCATCATTTACGAACATCAATTCCGCATGAATCCCTAAAACAAGCCATCAAAATTCTTCACAATCTTGATTTTCAAGTGACCCAACAAAATTAAGACGGCAATGAACTTGATTGGGTTCTATAATTTGTtaccaaaataataacaagCATCCTCTATGCCCTTCATTCATCCATTCTAATAtgcatataaaaaaaaggaaaaatcttACCTGTGATCGCCAAATCTCCACCATCGCCACTGTCATCAGTCCGCCACCATTTTAACCATGGCGCACTACGTGTGGATAGGAAAAAAGCTCGACATTTCGGCAGTGCGCGTGCTCTCATCAGTGAAACCCACCAACTCATCATGACTTTCCATTCTTCTCGACCACCAGTTTCCATCTGCAAGAACATATAAATTAGCACTCAGCGAGCAGAACAGATTTGAAATCCAAGGAACTAATTACCCATTTCAAAACAGAAGCCAACCCGCCATGCAAACCATTTCTTCTTGGCTCTTCCTTTGGGTTTGTGTCATCTTCTTGCTTCTTTCTGAAAATGCTAAAATAGCTGCTGCTGCAGCTGGGAACAATGGCGTTTATATCGTCTACATGGGATCCGCGTCCAGGACTGACTACCTTCGCCTTCTTACCTCTGTCAACAGGCGGTAAAGCTTAATAAACATCCCAATTTCTTGAAAAAGCAAATTCAAAATCTCACACATATTATGCCCTGTTTCTTGTGTGGTACGTAGGAATGGAAACGCAGTGGTACGGACTTATAAACATGGGTTCACAGGATTCGCAGCTCGTCTGTCAGAGCAGGAAGCCCATGCCATGAGACAAAGGCCTGGAGTTATTTCGGTCTTCCCAGATCCAATACTGAAGCTCCACACAACTCATTCATGGGATTTCTTGGTCAGTCAGACAAGCGTCAAAATCGACAGCGCTCCCAAGGCAGATCCCCCGACCTCTTCCTCTCAGCCGTCCGATACCATTATCGGCATCTTGGACACCGGTAACTAAATATGTAACAATAAATCAACCATTAATCTCTGCACTGCACCGTATAACAAGTTGCCACGGTTCTAACAACTCGCCGGAAAATTTAGGTATCTGGCCGGAATCCGAGAGTTTTAGAGACGAGGGTATGCCTCCGATACCGTCGAGGTGGAAAGGCACGTGCATGGCTGGCGATGACTTCACTTCCTCCAACTGTAACAGGTAAGTGTTGCTAAAAATccataactatttaaaatttaaagatggaAGCTgttagagaataaaaaatcatgGAACTatcgtgtgtgtgtgtttgacATGTTTTGTCGGGTCAGAAAAATCATTGGAGCAAGATTTTACGAAAGTTCTGAGAGCGACGGGATAAGGTTCCACTCACCTCGAGACGGAGCTGGACATGGAACCCACGTGGCTTCAACAGCGGCCGGCAGTGCAGTGGCTAATGCATCCTACTATGGCCTAGCAGCCGGGACGGCCAAGGGCGGCTCCCCCGGCTCAAGGATCGCCATGTATAGAGTCTGTATGGCTGATGGTTGTCATGGATCGTCAATCCTGGCAGCGTTTGATGATGCCATTAACGATGGGGTCGATGTATTATCCTTATCTCTCGGTGTGCCCTACTACTACAAACCGGAATTGACGACCGACCCCATTGCCATCGGAGCCTTTCATGCAGTTGAGAAGGGGATTACAGTTGTCTGCTCTGCTGGAAACGACGGCCCCACTCCGGGATCGGTGGTGAACGACGCGCCGTGGATTCTAACAGTGGCTGCCTCCACCATTGATAGGGATTTTGAGTCTGATGTTGTGCTGGGCAACAAAAAAGTGATCAAGGTAATTTAAATTCCTTCACCGCGTTAAGTTATCTCAAATAAACTGACCCAATGAAATATAATTCAGGGAGAAGGTATAAATTTCTCTGCTCTTGAAAGCTCTCCTGTATACCCACTGATACATGGCAAATCGGCCAACAAATCGAGTAGCAGTGAAGACAGTGCGAGGTATGTAAGAGATGAGACATTATATGATGCTGCTGCTGGCTAATAAGATTCCTCATTAAGCTCTCTGATGAGTCCTCTGGCTGTTGTGTCTCTGTTTAGGATTTGTTCTGAAGGCTCCATGGACGAAGCTCTTGTGAAGGGGAAGATAGTTATTTGTGAGAGCAGTGAGGAAGGAGGCGGTTCCTATTGGCAAGGTCAGGCTGAAACAGTGGAGAGCCTTGGAGGGGTCGGGGTAGTTCTGATCGATGACCAAACAAAGCTAGTGGCAGAGAAATTTACTTCTCCCATCACCGCTATTAGCTCAAAGGATGGCGATGAGGTCCTTGCCTATGTTCACTCAAGCAGGTAAAAGCTCAAACCATCCTCTGTTTAATCATCCTGGATACAACAAAACTTGAACTTCGTGGTCTTCAATGGCCTAACCGAGTTTGATATTTTCTGAAGGAACCCAGTTGCTACAATCCTGCCCACCTTGACCGTAATAAACTATAAGCCAGCGCCCGCTATAGCATACTTTTCATCCAGAGGGCCCAATCCCGCAGTATTAAACATGATCAAGGTAAGGCAGGCTTCAAAGGGAAGAAGGAAGGATGAGGGGAAAGATTATATACTTGCccttcatcaacaaaatttcaatctaaattttagatttaacTGTGATGCAGCCGGACATATCAGCACCAGGAGTGAACATTCTTGCAGCCTGGCTTGGAAATGACACAAATTCTACTCCACAACCAGAAAATTCGCCGCTCTTCAATGTGATCTCAGGAACTTCAATGTCCTGCCCGCATGTCTCCGGCGTAGTGGCCATGGTAAAATCTAAAAACCCCACATGGAGTCCCTCAGCAATCAAGTCGGCCATCATGACAACAGGCAAGGAATTGACCTCActaaattttttgttgaaCTGAACATGTTTACTGATGAGCAATTTTCTCACGAAAACTTCACAGCAATCCAAACGAATAACTTAGAATCGCCGATGACTTTGGATACGGGATCAGTAGCTACACCTTATGATTATGGGGCAGGAGAGATATCAACCACCGGAGCATTAAAACCAGGACTAGTCTATGAAACTAGTACAACTGACTACTTAATCTACCTTTGTGGCCGAGGCTATAACCGGTCCACCATAAAGAGCATCTCAAATACTGTTCCTGATGGGTTTGATTGCCCCAAGGATTCTAATGCAGACTACATATCCAACATGAACTACCCAACAATAGCAGTGTCCGAATTGAAAGGCAGCGAAAGCAAGAAAATAGTGAGAACAGTTACAAATGTTGGTGGTGATGGTGCAACAGTTTACAAAGTCAGTGTGGACGCACCTGGGGAAGTAGATGTCAAGGTGATTCCAGAGAAATTGGAATTTTCAAAGAACAACCAGAAGCAGAGTTACAAAGTGGTGTTCACCTCAACTGTGTCCACACTGAAGAAAGAAGCCTTTGGCTCAATAACTTGGAGCAATGGAAAACATCGAGTCCGGAGTCCATTTGTCGTAACCAGTGAGAGTAGTAGGTCAGAAGATTAGAGAACTAATTGCAATTAACCAGCTCGAAAGTTGTTGTGTAGTACTCAAAGTCATCTGTTTCAGTTTGAACTATGTTGCCTTCTGAATAAAAGAAGTTGATGATGTTTTAGATGTCTAACTTGCTTGCTTGAACGGCCTTCATCTTTAGaagaaaactaataataatcaaaattgatGGTTGAAGGAACCGTGAATAGGAATAAATACTAAGATTGTCCGATGGAGTTGAGTGAGTGATAAAATGATCATGAACAAGACTGTATTTAAGACTCCCATTTTTTGGCTACGGGGACTGTGGACTATAGATGGAAGATTCAAGCAAATGGACTCAGTAACAAATATCCTAAGAGTATCAGCCCCTGTATAACATCATGTTTAGACTGTTGATGATCCTGTAATCTAATAGCCATGTCCGTATGGATTCTGTTCTTTTCCGAGCTTCTATTCTCTTCAGATTTTCGAAGTTTTCTTCACTTGTTTATCAAACAGGggaaaaattaggaaaaattgaaactaaactTTCTCGCAATTCCTACCTCTAAATTcggagaggaaaaagaagaatttacCAGGATGATTAAATTTGCGAACTCGATGTGCCTAATACAGTATTCAGTGACGTTACGTAAGATTCAACTCTGACGtttgggatgaggatttcgTCGTTCTCATTCATCATAATCTCGTCGTTCTCATTCATCATAATCTCGTCGTTCTCCTCATCCGTTTCGTCGGCAATCTTCATATTTAAACCTCCTCCCTACCGTTCTTTGAGATCCACAAAGAAAGCTCTGCGCTCCGTAGAACAAGGAAGTTGAGAAAACAGCGGGAAAAATGgaatggaagaaaagaagTTAAATTATGGAAAACAAAAGTTCAATAGGTAAGCTATttcaaaaagagaaataaatactcaattttcaatataattgttgataattttacaccaatttttgttctttatttaaagtaaaatatatttttaaaacaatttcaaattctaaatttaaactcaaaatataatttaattaataaaataaaaaagacaatttACAATTAACGATGAATGAGAGAGCCAGGGTAGAATATTTCTTCCCATTAGATAAATAGAgtccaattatattttttcgtCCCCGCCCCCACCCAATCTCCACCTTGCCCCATCCCCAccccatttaatttaaatatatatattcaacatATACTAAGAATtgataatcataattaatcaATCACATAATTATGGACAAGAATGAAGGATTATGCGACCAAAATAAAAGTACCACAGCATTGATGGATTGGATACAAATAGTAGTGTTAAAAGGAAGATGAGCTAAGAATTGGAAAGAAGGGCCTAAACTTACTTTgtacataatataaaatagcCGTGTGTTTCACAAAGACAAACTCCATTTACAAAACAATAGTATGGAATCACAACTGACATCAAATTATAGAGGCTCAAGGCcttcagagagagagacagagagaagCCCAATTATTAGGAAAATATGATAATGAAGAAGCCACTCTACCCCAAACCACATCCCTAAACGAACGGTGGAGGTCAGTGAGCGCTGACAAGGAATGGATGCTGGCAAACCCCACACTCAATGGTCTCGGAACCTGAGCTTGGAACCTGCACCTGTAATGGGTTCGTATACACATAAATTTATCATTACTGCACTACTCCATAACATGCTCCACATCAACTAATTTTCTTCAAGCCTTAAAAGGGAACGTGGGTTGATCAAGATTTCATGGCAATCACAATCTCCACACtctaaataaatcaatttataagcgtaaaccaaaaaaagaagatatcaAACCTGTAAGTGCACAGTACAAGTAGGACATGCAACTTCCTTCATACGTTTCCCAGATCCATCAGACTTGGATCCTGTGGAATTTCATGGAAGTGACAATAACATTAGTGCTTATTCTcctatataagaaaaaaaaaaacacttaaaCAATAACCCCAAATATTAATAGAGGAGCATCTAGCTAGCAGcgtatttaaattattgattccCGAACAACAAATTACCTGATGACCTACGGTTTCTCTCCATTTCATCCTACGACAACacaaaagtaaattaaaattagattgaTGCAATAAGaaagatataatttttttcttttattgatgAATATCTCTAGGAAAGGGCGTTCAACTACAGAAATCACAATGCTCAATAAGCAATACCTTAAGTTTTTTGGCAAGATCCTCATGGCTATGCAACCCTACAGGATTACTAGTCAGATCCTTCGCATTAGCGAGCCTCTGAGTCACTTCCGCctgaaaacaagaagaaaagacaTGTTAAGAGCCAACACACTAATGCCTGCTTGCTAATTGATCACCAGCTAATCCAATACATAAACCCGCATCATCCACACTTCCCAATAAGCCCGGGCGggaagaataataataacgtTTTAGTTGTCAAGGAGGGAAAAGTAAATTCAACAGAAGTTTTTCTTAGAAACATATTTAATGGATATATGGTAttaaaaatcaacaaatttctatacaagtttttcttaataataataataataataataataccaaATAAATCAAAGTTATGCATAACGTACCATGCATCTGTCACAAACTCGAACTTGAGGAGCATTCTCCTCAGCAGTCAGAGCTGTTCTACCTTGCGTACATTTATCACAGAAGATGTCTCCACAATTTCTGCAGTGATGCTGagaaaaaagttgaaacactgagatccattaaaaaaaaaggcagTTTAATGAACCATATTctataattattagaaaaaaaagtttaccCTTCGGACAAAAGCCCCAAAGTCTGACCCACAGGCTGTACACTTCGTGACTGCTTCATCAGGTACCTAGAAACGGAAACAGAAAAGGCAATGTAAATGCATATACCCTCAGACAATCTTAAAATCAACAAGCTGATAATTAATGACAACTCTGTCAAGATACCCAATGATCTTTCTCCTCGTTGCCTGGCTTTATCAGGTTCACCCAATCAACCaaccctttcttcttctctgtagGCTGCTCAGGCGCCTTAAAAGATTCAGAAGGCCTACTTCTTCCACCCATTTCCTTAaactgtattttttttaaaaaaaaataataataaataaataaataaaagaatcatATCAAGTTACAACTACTAATATCTAGAATAACTAGCTAATAACAGACAGTAAAAGTACCCAATCTCAATGAAAAGAAGTCAACATTATTGTGCATCAA
Encoded proteins:
- the LOC111796904 gene encoding CO(2)-response secreted protease — encoded protein: MQTISSWLFLWVCVIFLLLSENAKIAAAAAGNNGVYIVYMGSASRTDYLRLLTSVNRRNGNAVVRTYKHGFTGFAARLSEQEAHAMRQRPGVISVFPDPILKLHTTHSWDFLVSQTSVKIDSAPKADPPTSSSQPSDTIIGILDTGIWPESESFRDEGMPPIPSRWKGTCMAGDDFTSSNCNRKIIGARFYESSESDGIRFHSPRDGAGHGTHVASTAAGSAVANASYYGLAAGTAKGGSPGSRIAMYRVCMADGCHGSSILAAFDDAINDGVDVLSLSLGVPYYYKPELTTDPIAIGAFHAVEKGITVVCSAGNDGPTPGSVVNDAPWILTVAASTIDRDFESDVVLGNKKVIKGEGINFSALESSPVYPLIHGKSANKSSSSEDSARICSEGSMDEALVKGKIVICESSEEGGGSYWQGQAETVESLGGVGVVLIDDQTKLVAEKFTSPITAISSKDGDEVLAYVHSSRNPVATILPTLTVINYKPAPAIAYFSSRGPNPAVLNMIKPDISAPGVNILAAWLGNDTNSTPQPENSPLFNVISGTSMSCPHVSGVVAMVKSKNPTWSPSAIKSAIMTTAIQTNNLESPMTLDTGSVATPYDYGAGEISTTGALKPGLVYETSTTDYLIYLCGRGYNRSTIKSISNTVPDGFDCPKDSNADYISNMNYPTIAVSELKGSESKKIVRTVTNVGGDGATVYKVSVDAPGEVDVKVIPEKLEFSKNNQKQSYKVVFTSTVSTLKKEAFGSITWSNGKHRVRSPFVVTSESSRSED